A window of the Lactuca sativa cultivar Salinas chromosome 7, Lsat_Salinas_v11, whole genome shotgun sequence genome harbors these coding sequences:
- the LOC111904264 gene encoding uncharacterized mitochondrial protein AtMg00810-like, with translation MVYMRQPPGFEDPRFPDHVCKLNKAIYGLKQAPRAWFHRLSSFLVANGFTCSRADPSLFVFQRGACLLYLLVYVDDLISKLHTEFKIKDLGHLSYFLGLEAKHLLSRLFLSQSKYAHAIVSHAGLLESKPVATPLSPSVSFVASGIPYEGPTHYHSLVGALQYLTITHPDFSYAVNQVSQFLQAPTIDHYQAVKRLIRYVNGTLSYGLTFSRPTSMNLFGYSDADWARCLDTRQSTYGYSIFLGGNLVSWSAKKQPTVSRSSCESEYRAMANIAAELIWITHLLCELHFLPTGRPTILCDNYSALFLTQNLMSHKRAKYIDLDYHFVRELVVSGKLVTMFVPTKLQVADIFTKSLPRQQFK, from the coding sequence ATGGTGTATATGCGACAACCACCAGGGTTCGAGGATCCTCGCTTCCCTGATCATGTTTGCAAGCTTAACAAGGCCatttatggcctcaaacaagctcctagggcatggtttcATCGCCTAAGCTCCTTTCTTGTGGCAAATGGGTTCACTTGTAGTCGTGCGGATCCCTCTTTGTTTGTGTTTCAACGTGGTGCTTGTCTCTTATACTTACTCGTATATGTGGATGACCTTATCTCCAAGCTTCACACAGAATTCAAGATTAAGGATCTCGGTCACCTTAGCTACTTTCTCGGTTTGGAAGCCAAACATCTTTTGTCCAGGTTGTTTCTTAGCCAGTCCAAGTATGCTCATGCTATTGTTTCCCATGCTGGCCTACTTGAGTCAAAGCCCGTGGCGACCCCTCTATCCCCGAGTGTCTCTTTTGTTGCATCTGGTATACCTTATGAGGGTCCGACCCATTATCATTCTCTTGTTGGGGCTTTGCAATATTTGACCATCACCCATCCTGATTTTTCTTATGCCGTTAATCAGGTTAGCCAGTTTCTTCAGGCTCCTACCATTGATCACTATCAGGCGGTCAAGCGGCTTATCCGATATGTTAATGGCACCCTCTCCTATGGTCTTACTTTTTCGAGACCTACATCTATGAACCTTTTTGGTTATTCTGATGCGGATTGGGCTCGTTGTTTAGATACGCGTCAGTCCACCTATGGGTACTCGATCTTCCTGGGGGGTAATCTTGTATCCTGGAGCGCCAAAAAGCAGCCTACAGTCTCTCGCTCCAGCTGTGAATCTGAATATCGAGCCATGGCTAACATTGCTGCTGAACTCATATGGATTACTCACTTGTTGTGTGAGCTTCACTTTCTTCCCACTGGCCGTCCGACCATTTTGTGTGATAATTATAGTGCCCTATTTCTCACACAAAACCTGATGTCTCATAAGCGTGCCAAATATATCGATCTTGACTACCATTTTGTTCGTGAGCTCGTTGTATCTGGGAAACTGGTTACCATGTTTGTTCCTACCAAACTTCAAGTAGCAGACATTTTTACTAAGAGCCTTCCACGACAACAGTTTAAATAG